In a single window of the Rhodamnia argentea isolate NSW1041297 chromosome 2, ASM2092103v1, whole genome shotgun sequence genome:
- the LOC115737433 gene encoding mitochondrial carrier protein CoAc1-like, with protein sequence MESSRVGRFMHVWSENGDDCFVDALPVCVRELIAGGAAGAFAKTAVAPLERIKILLQIRTEGFRSIGVYESFKKILRHEGVQGLYKGNGASVIRVVPYAALQYMTYEQYRGWILDNCPSLGTGPFIDLLAGSASGGTAVLCTYPLDLARTKLAYQVMDSYSSENPHSHPRHPRLRHIFRNVYREGGVRAFYRGIGPTLVGILPYAGLKYYIYEELKLKIPEDRQDSIVMRLSCGALAGLVGQTFTYPLDVVRRQMQAETAELGNARFKNTIEGLSNIVRNQGWRQLYAGLSINYIKVVPSVAIGFTAYDVLKSWMHYSNQQNAHHSSSSNAQN encoded by the exons ATGGAATCTTCCCGTGTGGGAAGATTCATGCATGTCTGGTCAGAGAATGGGGACGACTGCTTCGTCGATGCTTTGCCAGTTTGCGTGAGGGAATTGATCGCTGGAGGTGCTGCTGGTGCCTTTGCCAAGACTGCCGTGGCGCCCCTTGAAAGGATCAAAATTCTCTTGCAG ATCAGAACTGAAGGATTTCGTTCCATTGGTGTGTACGAGTCCTTCAAGAAGATCCTCAGGCATGAAGGTGTTCAAGGGCTATACAA AGGAAATGGCGCGAGCGTCATCCGGGTAGTCCCGTACGCAGCGCTGCAATACATGACGTACGAGCAATACCGGGGTTGGATCTTGGACAACTGTCCCTCGCTTGGGACGGGTCCTTTTATCGACCTCCTGGCGGGCTCTGCCTCCGGAGGAACGGCTGTGCTGTGTACATATCCCTTGGATCTGGCTCGGACGAAGCTTGCTTATCAG GTGATGGATTCATATTCTAGTGAAAATCCTCATTCTCATCCTCGACACCCGAGGCTTCGCCATATCTTCAGGAACGTCTATCGAGAAGGCGGAGTGCGTGCTTTCTATCGAGGCATAG GTCCGACATTGGTAGGGATTCTTCCGTATGCCGGCTTGAAGTACTATATCTACGAGGAGCTCAAGCTCAAGATTCCGGAGGATCGCCAAGATTCGATCGTGATGCGTCTCTCCTGTGGCGCTTTGGCGGGGTTGGTCGGGCAGACATTCACATATCCATTGGACGTCGTGAGGCGACAGATGCAG GCTGAGACTGCGGAACTGGGCAATGCCCGGTTCAAGAACACCATAGAGGGGCTTTCGAACATCGTTCGCAATCAAGGGTGGAGACAATTGTACGCCGGTTTAAGCATCAATTACATCAAG GTGGTGCCTTCAGTGGCCATTGGGTTCACAGCGTATGATGTGCTCAAATCTTGGATGCATTATTCAAACCAGCAAAACGCTC